The following proteins are encoded in a genomic region of Deltaproteobacteria bacterium:
- a CDS encoding tetratricopeptide repeat protein gives MIRNTLGLFLALFLFLACQKDSPHKELLRAERLHNEKRYAEEIEVYRFLMDRYPQSAEAVAGSLRIGEIYQYSLADRDQALKAYAEVAERWKGKGREALTALERRASLFEAEGDSLSAIGEYERLLSQRSDSSRTDYYLYQLSSCYLKTQEYAKSQSALVRLIKDFPKSDWIDGAWLDLGESFFLQNRFDKALEAYQQLISNFPKSPYLLRARFSSALALEEMAEWDKALKIYEELLSTYPNPKMIELKIDKLKERQKNMKADLPKGQSPFGSTGRGRFRNRK, from the coding sequence GTGATCCGGAACACCCTCGGGTTATTCTTGGCCTTGTTTCTCTTCCTGGCCTGTCAAAAAGATTCCCCCCACAAAGAGCTCCTCAGGGCGGAACGACTCCATAACGAAAAGCGATATGCTGAGGAGATTGAGGTTTACCGTTTTCTGATGGATCGTTACCCGCAATCGGCGGAGGCGGTTGCCGGTTCTTTGAGGATTGGGGAGATTTATCAATATTCACTGGCCGATCGTGATCAGGCCCTGAAGGCCTATGCCGAGGTAGCGGAACGGTGGAAGGGGAAGGGGAGAGAGGCCCTCACGGCGCTGGAACGGAGGGCTTCGTTGTTCGAGGCCGAGGGGGACTCCCTCTCGGCGATCGGCGAGTATGAGCGGCTCCTCAGTCAACGATCTGACTCCTCCCGGACCGACTACTATCTGTATCAGCTTTCTTCCTGTTATCTCAAGACCCAGGAATATGCCAAGTCCCAGTCAGCCTTGGTCCGTCTGATCAAGGATTTTCCAAAAAGTGATTGGATCGATGGGGCCTGGCTCGACCTGGGGGAGAGTTTTTTCCTGCAGAACAGGTTTGACAAGGCACTGGAAGCCTATCAGCAGTTGATCAGCAACTTCCCTAAAAGCCCTTACTTGTTGAGGGCTCGGTTCAGTTCCGCCTTGGCCCTGGAAGAGATGGCGGAATGGGACAAGGCGTTGAAGATCTATGAAGAACTTCTCTCGACCTACCCGAATCCGAAGATGATTGAGCTCAAGATTGACAAGCTTAAAGAGAGGCAAAAGAATATGAAGGCTGATCTGCCAAAGGGACAATCACCCTTTGGGTCCACCGGAAGGGGCCGATTCCGGAACCGGAAGTGA
- the gyrA gene encoding DNA gyrase subunit A, whose product MVRSAEIVPVNIEDEMRDSYLDYAMSVIIGRAIPDIRDGLKPVHRRILYAMYQEGLLSNKRYSKSAGVVGEVLKKYHPHGDMAVYDALVRMAQEWNMRYPLIDGQGNFGSIDGDPAAAYRYTEARLTRLAEEILADIEKETVDFIPNFDDSTQEPVVLPSKVPNLLVNGSDGIAVGMATKIPPHNLGEVIDGLTALIQKPDTTVKELMKIIPGPDFPTGAFIYGREGIREAYETGKGIIHMRAKAMIEPVARGDRENIVITEIPFQVNKARLIEKIAELVNEGKIEGISDVRDESDKDGMRIVVELKKGTVAGVILNQLYKHTVMQSTFGVIMLAIVGGQPKTLNLREALVLFLDHRKEVVKRRTAFELKKAEERAHVLEGLRIAVEHIDEVIALIKKSKSPLEAREALMKKYSLSEIQAQAILDMRLQRLTALERDKILEEYTEVIKLIKRLKEIMKSEKLVLEIIQEELNEIKKGYADPRRTEIQGKTQELSVEDLIAEEDMVVTISHSGYIKRNPISIYRAQRRGGRGKVGMETREEDFVSDLFIASTHGYLLIFSSRGKVYWLRVHEVPQAGRTAKGKPLVNLVPMASDEKLAAILTVKEFVEGKYVVFATKKGVVKKTELMAYANPRASGIIALGIEEGDDLIDAKLTDGTSDIFMGTRQGLAIRFHEDQVRPMGRSAVGVIGIRLDKGDELVGMEVIREGAAILTVTEHGYGKRTETAEYRTQGRGGMGIITVKTTDKNGLVVGVQQVTEEDDVMLISDKGKIIRLPVKQISKIGRNTQGVRLIHLEEGERVGAFAKLAEREEEEG is encoded by the coding sequence ATGGTTCGTTCCGCCGAAATCGTTCCGGTTAATATCGAAGATGAAATGAGGGATTCCTATCTGGATTACGCCATGAGCGTGATCATCGGGCGGGCGATCCCGGACATCCGTGACGGCCTCAAACCGGTCCATCGCCGGATTCTTTATGCGATGTATCAGGAAGGGCTTCTTTCCAACAAGAGGTACTCCAAATCAGCCGGTGTTGTCGGGGAGGTTTTAAAGAAGTACCACCCCCATGGGGACATGGCGGTTTATGACGCCCTGGTCCGGATGGCGCAGGAATGGAACATGCGCTACCCGCTCATCGATGGTCAGGGGAATTTCGGTTCCATCGATGGTGATCCTGCGGCTGCCTACCGTTATACCGAGGCCCGTCTGACCCGCCTGGCCGAGGAGATACTGGCGGATATAGAAAAGGAAACGGTCGATTTTATTCCCAATTTTGATGATTCCACCCAGGAGCCGGTGGTTCTCCCCTCCAAGGTTCCGAACCTTCTGGTGAATGGCTCTGACGGGATCGCCGTCGGGATGGCGACCAAGATCCCTCCCCACAATCTGGGAGAGGTGATTGATGGTCTGACCGCCCTGATCCAGAAACCGGACACAACCGTCAAGGAGTTGATGAAGATCATCCCCGGCCCCGATTTCCCGACAGGGGCGTTTATTTATGGGAGAGAGGGGATCCGCGAGGCGTACGAGACCGGCAAGGGGATTATCCATATGCGGGCCAAGGCGATGATTGAACCGGTGGCCCGCGGTGACCGGGAAAATATTGTCATCACGGAGATCCCCTTCCAGGTCAACAAGGCCCGTCTTATTGAAAAGATAGCAGAACTCGTGAATGAGGGGAAAATCGAGGGAATTTCCGACGTTCGTGATGAATCGGACAAGGACGGGATGAGGATCGTTGTCGAACTCAAGAAGGGGACGGTTGCCGGTGTCATTCTCAATCAACTTTATAAGCATACGGTCATGCAGTCGACCTTCGGTGTCATCATGCTGGCGATTGTCGGTGGACAGCCAAAGACCCTGAATCTCAGGGAGGCCCTGGTTCTCTTTCTGGACCATCGCAAGGAAGTGGTCAAACGGCGGACCGCCTTTGAACTCAAAAAAGCCGAGGAGAGGGCGCACGTTCTGGAAGGGTTAAGGATTGCCGTTGAACATATCGATGAAGTGATTGCCCTGATCAAGAAGTCCAAGTCTCCGCTGGAGGCGAGAGAGGCGTTGATGAAGAAGTATTCGCTCTCGGAGATCCAGGCCCAGGCGATCCTCGATATGCGCCTGCAGCGGTTGACCGCCTTGGAACGGGACAAGATTCTGGAAGAATATACCGAGGTCATTAAATTGATCAAACGGCTGAAGGAGATCATGAAGAGTGAGAAGCTAGTTTTGGAGATCATTCAGGAAGAACTGAACGAGATCAAAAAAGGGTATGCCGACCCACGGCGGACCGAGATTCAGGGGAAGACCCAGGAGCTTTCCGTGGAAGACCTGATCGCCGAAGAGGACATGGTGGTGACGATTTCCCACTCCGGTTACATCAAGCGAAACCCGATCTCGATCTACCGGGCCCAGAGGAGGGGAGGGAGAGGGAAGGTCGGCATGGAGACCCGGGAGGAAGATTTTGTCTCTGATCTCTTCATTGCCTCGACCCATGGGTATCTCCTCATCTTTTCCTCCCGCGGCAAGGTTTACTGGCTGAGGGTGCATGAGGTTCCTCAGGCGGGACGGACTGCCAAGGGGAAGCCGCTGGTGAATTTGGTTCCGATGGCCTCTGATGAAAAACTGGCCGCTATTTTAACGGTGAAGGAATTTGTGGAGGGGAAATATGTCGTTTTTGCTACCAAGAAGGGGGTTGTCAAAAAGACGGAGCTGATGGCGTATGCCAACCCAAGGGCGAGCGGGATTATTGCCCTGGGGATTGAAGAAGGGGATGACTTAATCGATGCCAAGCTGACCGATGGCACTTCAGATATCTTCATGGGGACCCGTCAGGGGTTGGCGATTCGCTTTCATGAGGATCAGGTGAGACCGATGGGGCGTTCCGCGGTCGGTGTGATCGGTATCCGTTTAGACAAGGGGGATGAGTTGGTCGGTATGGAGGTGATTCGCGAAGGGGCGGCGATCTTGACAGTGACTGAGCACGGTTACGGCAAGAGGACGGAGACGGCGGAATACCGGACCCAAGGGCGCGGCGGGATGGGGATTATTACGGTGAAAACCACCGACAAGAACGGTCTTGTGGTAGGGGTCCAACAGGTGACGGAAGAAGACGATGTGATGTTGATCAGTGACAAGGGGAAGATCATCCGCCTGCCGGTAAAGCAGATTTCAAAAATCGGCCGTAATACCCAGGGGGTTCGACTCATCCACCTGGAAGAGGGGGAGAGGGTCGGCGCCTTTGCCAAACTGGCTGAAAGGGAAGAGGAAGAGGGGTGA
- a CDS encoding HU family DNA-binding protein produces MTKAELIGYVARDCKVSKAVAEKCLNSVTANVTKSLKKKDKITLTGFGTFSVSKRKARKGRNPQTGAEIDIKAANVPKFKPGKELKKAVL; encoded by the coding sequence ATGACAAAGGCAGAATTAATCGGCTATGTCGCCCGGGACTGCAAGGTCTCCAAGGCGGTAGCTGAAAAATGTCTCAACTCGGTGACCGCGAACGTCACCAAGTCACTGAAAAAGAAGGACAAGATCACCCTGACCGGATTTGGGACCTTTTCCGTGAGCAAGAGAAAGGCACGGAAGGGCCGTAACCCACAGACGGGGGCCGAGATCGATATCAAGGCCGCCAATGTGCCAAAGTTCAAGCCCGGCAAGGAACTAAAGAAGGCTGTTCTCTAG
- the gshB gene encoding glutathione synthase has protein sequence MKLLFILNPYEGYDLKKDTTHLLMLEAYRRGYTVYYGEVSKLFMEKGEPTALVRQVKVLPDSPFFEFHGEKQFSLKEFNQIWMRQDPPWNMAYYYATLILSAAPKKVKIVNAPEALRDWNEKMSIFFFNPWIAPTIVSSQLPHLISFWRSQKEGVIIKPMDSFGGRGIQRLKPFREIASTEAEAILLRATQNLSTPVMAQKFLEAVNDGEKRVFLWNGKILGALKKVPPAGQFITSPDLGGTLERTTLTLSEKKLSQQIAKKLLKEGVYFTGIDLIGGYLTEINVTSPGLLWELNELYGEQFEKKIWDDL, from the coding sequence ATGAAACTTCTTTTTATCCTGAACCCCTACGAAGGGTATGACCTTAAGAAGGATACCACCCACCTCCTGATGCTGGAGGCGTACCGTCGAGGGTATACCGTTTATTACGGCGAAGTTTCAAAACTGTTTATGGAAAAGGGGGAACCGACAGCGCTCGTCCGACAGGTCAAGGTCCTCCCCGACTCCCCTTTTTTTGAGTTTCACGGCGAAAAACAATTCTCCCTCAAAGAGTTCAACCAGATCTGGATGCGGCAGGACCCCCCCTGGAACATGGCCTACTATTACGCCACTCTCATCCTTTCGGCGGCCCCCAAAAAGGTAAAAATAGTCAACGCTCCAGAAGCCTTGCGGGACTGGAACGAAAAGATGTCGATTTTTTTCTTCAACCCATGGATCGCCCCCACAATCGTTTCCTCGCAGTTGCCCCATCTGATTTCCTTCTGGCGTTCGCAAAAAGAAGGGGTCATTATCAAACCGATGGACAGCTTTGGAGGCCGTGGCATCCAACGCCTCAAACCATTCCGGGAAATAGCCTCGACAGAGGCTGAGGCTATTCTGCTCAGGGCGACTCAAAACCTTTCAACCCCGGTTATGGCGCAAAAATTCCTGGAGGCGGTCAACGATGGAGAAAAAAGAGTTTTCCTCTGGAACGGCAAGATCCTCGGGGCCCTCAAAAAAGTCCCGCCGGCCGGTCAGTTTATCACAAGCCCCGACCTTGGGGGGACGTTGGAACGAACAACCCTCACCCTTTCAGAAAAAAAGCTCTCCCAACAGATAGCCAAAAAATTACTCAAAGAGGGGGTCTATTTTACTGGTATTGACCTGATCGGCGGTTATTTGACAGAGATTAATGTCACCAGCCCTGGTCTCCTTTGGGAATTAAACGAACTCTACGGTGAACAATTTGAAAAAAAGATCTGGGATGATTTATAA
- a CDS encoding TatD family hydrolase produces MATLAPLTDTHAHLNFPEYVGEEEAVLQRAQEAGVGIIINIGLTEKERDPADAVALARRYPFIYAAVGIHPHDAASATPEAMAHIEKLAGDKRVVAVGEVGLDFYYEHSPKEVQQNALRQFIRMAKRLKKPLVIHCRDAFQELKLIFQEEGASDVGGVLHCYTGDEPFARWAIENNFYISFSGIITFKKTEGLQQVARVLQEDKILVETDCPFLAPEPFRGKKNEPAYVRYTAQKLAEIRGVSLEEMAALTTRNAIKCFRLPIKF; encoded by the coding sequence TTGGCGACGCTAGCCCCTTTAACGGATACCCACGCACATCTCAATTTCCCGGAATATGTTGGGGAAGAAGAAGCTGTTCTTCAACGGGCCCAAGAGGCTGGGGTCGGGATCATCATTAACATTGGTTTGACCGAGAAGGAGAGAGATCCTGCTGATGCGGTCGCTTTGGCCAGACGTTACCCATTCATTTATGCCGCCGTCGGGATCCACCCGCATGACGCGGCCTCCGCCACCCCTGAGGCGATGGCCCATATTGAAAAACTAGCTGGTGATAAAAGGGTCGTTGCGGTGGGGGAGGTTGGTCTTGATTTCTACTACGAACATTCTCCCAAAGAGGTCCAACAAAATGCCTTAAGGCAGTTTATCCGGATGGCCAAAAGATTGAAAAAGCCGCTGGTGATCCATTGCCGCGATGCCTTTCAAGAATTGAAGCTGATTTTTCAGGAGGAAGGGGCTAGCGACGTCGGTGGCGTTCTTCATTGTTACACCGGGGATGAACCGTTTGCCCGTTGGGCGATCGAAAATAATTTCTATATCTCCTTTTCCGGGATCATTACCTTTAAAAAAACGGAAGGGTTGCAACAGGTGGCGAGGGTTTTACAGGAAGACAAAATCTTGGTTGAGACCGATTGCCCATTTCTCGCACCGGAACCGTTTCGCGGCAAAAAAAATGAACCGGCCTATGTCCGCTATACCGCTCAGAAACTGGCCGAGATCCGGGGGGTGAGCCTGGAAGAGATGGCGGCCTTAACGACCCGGAACGCGATTAAATGTTTTCGCTTGCCGATTAAATTTTAA
- a CDS encoding ferredoxin: MPDTPIEEYAVSEACIACDACCNDFGDVFKMDADHTRAVAYAPVAKGKYNPWDILYDCPVDAISLIKGELPPPPADKKPASAKKKEEEGLPSQVLTDPRPWEERWAEVAGLTESDWERRKRYGFADYFEETPDQFLFRFALPEKVPNHPLKFKWNLPDKMPDYKLSVDLKEPTLLRVKAWLEDQRVKKLCGAANSFPDRWLREIRLSQPVKGVRQNYNAQEKLLDVVIDKV; the protein is encoded by the coding sequence ATGCCTGACACGCCGATCGAAGAATACGCAGTGAGCGAGGCCTGTATCGCCTGCGACGCCTGTTGCAACGATTTTGGGGACGTTTTCAAGATGGATGCGGATCATACCCGGGCGGTGGCGTATGCCCCGGTGGCCAAGGGGAAGTACAACCCCTGGGACATCCTCTATGATTGCCCCGTGGATGCGATCTCTCTGATCAAGGGGGAACTTCCCCCCCCGCCGGCAGATAAGAAGCCGGCCTCTGCTAAAAAGAAGGAAGAGGAAGGCCTACCTTCTCAAGTTCTCACCGACCCCCGTCCTTGGGAGGAACGATGGGCCGAGGTGGCGGGACTCACTGAAAGCGACTGGGAACGGCGCAAGCGTTACGGTTTTGCCGATTACTTTGAAGAGACGCCGGATCAGTTCCTCTTCCGTTTTGCCCTCCCGGAAAAAGTCCCGAATCACCCCTTGAAGTTCAAGTGGAACCTCCCGGACAAGATGCCGGATTACAAGCTCTCCGTTGACTTGAAGGAGCCGACCCTGCTCCGGGTGAAGGCCTGGCTGGAGGACCAGCGGGTCAAAAAACTCTGCGGTGCGGCCAACTCGTTCCCGGATCGCTGGCTTCGTGAGATTCGCCTTTCGCAACCGGTGAAAGGGGTCAGGCAGAACTACAACGCCCAAGAAAAACTCCTCGATGTGGTTATCGATAAGGTCTAA
- a CDS encoding aspartate aminotransferase family protein — translation MTFSVKELVEKHQGRNLDLFAQTVNPQFVRVLRTIGFDKSYQKAEGCTLFDEKGESYLDFLAGYGAYNIGRSHPTIKAVIKEALDLNLPSMVQMDAPLLAGLLAEKLLSLIPHLDKVFFTNSGTEANEGAIKFARAATGRERILHLDHSFHGLTLGSLSAMGNPEFRDGFGELLPATAIPRNDLVRLEKELSRKDVAAFLVEAVQGKGVHLPDDHFLPEAQKLCRQHGTLLILDEVQTGLGRTGRWFAFQHWGLEPDIVTVAKSLSGGFIPVGAILYRDAVYRKIFSRMDRCVVHSNTFGKNSLAMVVGLATLQVIEEEKLVENAEKQGAHLLSSLQKAIGGYEMVQEVRGKGLMMAIEFGPPRSLKLKVGWKMIHAANKGLFGQMIVVPLMSKHRILTQVAGHNVDIVKLLPPLIIGEKEVRRFVQAFEEVVADCHKFPGAAWEVGMTLAKQALKNRSPSTSVTQEAGLEETNLPSS, via the coding sequence ATGACGTTCTCCGTGAAAGAGCTAGTGGAAAAACACCAGGGAAGAAATCTCGACCTGTTCGCGCAAACCGTCAACCCGCAATTTGTCAGGGTCCTGAGGACAATCGGGTTTGATAAGAGCTATCAAAAAGCGGAGGGGTGTACCCTCTTCGATGAAAAAGGAGAAAGCTACCTCGATTTTCTGGCCGGTTACGGCGCCTACAATATCGGGCGCAGTCATCCCACCATCAAAGCGGTTATCAAAGAGGCGCTGGATTTAAACTTGCCGAGCATGGTCCAGATGGATGCCCCGCTTTTGGCCGGCCTCCTGGCTGAAAAACTGCTCTCCCTGATCCCTCATCTGGACAAGGTCTTCTTTACAAACTCCGGAACAGAAGCGAATGAAGGAGCGATCAAGTTCGCCCGGGCCGCCACGGGGAGAGAACGGATCCTCCACCTGGATCACTCTTTTCACGGCCTCACGCTGGGGTCGCTTTCGGCGATGGGGAATCCTGAATTCCGCGACGGTTTTGGCGAACTCTTGCCGGCCACAGCGATCCCGAGAAATGATCTGGTCCGATTAGAAAAAGAACTGTCCCGAAAAGATGTTGCCGCCTTCCTCGTTGAAGCGGTCCAGGGAAAAGGGGTGCATCTCCCCGACGACCATTTTCTCCCCGAGGCCCAAAAACTTTGCCGCCAGCATGGGACTCTCTTGATCCTCGATGAGGTCCAGACAGGGCTGGGACGGACCGGCCGGTGGTTTGCCTTTCAACACTGGGGCCTGGAACCGGATATTGTCACTGTGGCCAAATCGCTCTCCGGCGGTTTTATCCCGGTCGGGGCGATCCTCTACCGGGATGCGGTCTACAGAAAGATCTTCTCCCGGATGGACCGTTGCGTCGTCCATTCCAACACCTTTGGCAAAAACTCTCTCGCCATGGTGGTCGGGTTGGCAACGCTTCAGGTAATCGAAGAAGAAAAGTTGGTTGAAAATGCAGAGAAGCAAGGTGCCCACCTGCTCTCCTCACTTCAGAAGGCGATCGGAGGGTATGAAATGGTTCAGGAGGTCCGGGGCAAGGGGTTGATGATGGCGATCGAATTCGGCCCCCCCCGTTCACTCAAGTTGAAGGTCGGCTGGAAGATGATCCACGCGGCAAACAAAGGACTCTTTGGGCAGATGATCGTTGTCCCTCTCATGAGTAAGCATAGAATACTCACTCAGGTCGCCGGTCACAATGTCGATATCGTTAAACTCCTCCCTCCACTGATCATCGGTGAAAAAGAGGTCCGGCGGTTTGTCCAGGCGTTTGAAGAGGTGGTGGCTGACTGCCATAAATTCCCAGGGGCCGCCTGGGAGGTTGGGATGACTCTGGCCAAGCAGGCCCTCAAAAATAGGTCTCCCTCCACCTCTGTCACCCAAGAAGCTGGTCTCGAAGAGACAAACCTCCCGTCATCATAA
- a CDS encoding inositol monophosphatase yields MRSPVTEKMRRVIRKIALEAGAIQMRHFGKKHRIRFKGEINLVTEVDVACEKKVVGEILKNFPDHEILAEESGRSDARSDYCWVIDPLDGTTNYAHGYPLFCHTVGLTYRGEVILGVVYEPNLREFFFAEKGKGAWLNGRRIRVSRTAPLKRALLATGFAYNIGEIYKRSLAQFEGFLVTAQAVRRDGVAAVDLAYIAAGRFDGFWETGLWPWDVAAGTLLLKEAGGEVTGFEGGLFDLQAKEILASNGRIHQEMVKVLKDVHRG; encoded by the coding sequence ATGAGAAGTCCGGTCACGGAAAAGATGAGGCGGGTGATCCGGAAGATAGCGCTGGAGGCGGGCGCCATCCAGATGAGGCATTTTGGTAAAAAACACAGAATCCGTTTCAAGGGGGAGATCAATCTGGTGACGGAGGTGGATGTCGCCTGCGAGAAAAAGGTTGTAGGGGAGATCCTCAAAAACTTTCCGGATCATGAAATCCTTGCCGAAGAATCAGGACGAAGTGACGCTCGCTCCGATTATTGTTGGGTCATTGACCCTCTGGATGGGACAACGAATTACGCCCATGGCTATCCCCTATTTTGCCATACCGTCGGGCTCACCTATCGGGGAGAGGTCATTTTGGGGGTGGTCTATGAGCCCAATTTAAGGGAATTCTTTTTTGCCGAAAAGGGGAAGGGGGCCTGGCTGAATGGTCGAAGGATTCGGGTCTCGCGGACAGCTCCTTTGAAAAGGGCCCTTCTGGCAACCGGGTTTGCCTATAATATCGGAGAGATTTACAAACGGAGCCTCGCCCAATTTGAGGGTTTTTTGGTGACGGCTCAGGCGGTGCGGCGGGATGGGGTGGCGGCGGTCGACCTGGCCTATATTGCGGCAGGGCGTTTTGACGGTTTTTGGGAAACCGGTCTCTGGCCCTGGGATGTGGCGGCTGGCACCCTCCTTCTGAAAGAGGCGGGGGGTGAGGTGACCGGTTTTGAGGGAGGGCTCTTCGACCTTCAGGCCAAGGAGATCTTAGCTTCTAATGGACGGATCCATCAAGAAATGGTAAAAGTGTTAAAGGATGTCCATCGCGGCTGA
- a CDS encoding ComF family protein encodes MTSAFLSLFFPPRCLACSVSILPRTSFSIKLCFDCQRSLQWIQPPTCPLCGESFTGREGIPHFCPVCEREGKKRGFDAGFSAGFYQGSLLALIRRWKYDQKEGIGPFLTSLLGERLPSFWQETAFDKIVPIPLAPSRLCQRGFNPSWVLAKGLSRIFAKPVDPFLLWRQEGGAAQVGLSREERLKNVKRAFYISPGKKEALKGKRVLLVDDVYTTGATLSEASRLLKKEGAEAVSFVTLARTP; translated from the coding sequence ATGACATCGGCATTCCTCTCTCTCTTCTTTCCTCCGCGATGTCTCGCCTGTTCTGTGTCTATCCTGCCTCGCACCAGCTTCTCTATAAAGCTCTGTTTCGATTGCCAGAGGTCCCTCCAGTGGATCCAGCCACCGACCTGCCCGTTATGCGGAGAATCGTTTACCGGGAGGGAGGGGATTCCCCATTTTTGCCCTGTTTGTGAAAGGGAAGGGAAAAAGAGGGGTTTTGATGCCGGCTTTTCAGCTGGTTTTTATCAAGGGTCCTTACTCGCCCTGATCCGGCGGTGGAAATATGATCAGAAGGAGGGGATTGGCCCTTTTCTGACTTCTCTTCTGGGGGAACGACTTCCCTCCTTTTGGCAGGAAACGGCTTTTGACAAAATTGTTCCAATCCCCCTCGCCCCTTCACGGTTGTGCCAGAGGGGGTTCAACCCATCCTGGGTGTTGGCCAAAGGGCTTTCTCGAATTTTTGCGAAACCGGTCGATCCCTTTTTGTTATGGCGTCAGGAAGGGGGCGCGGCCCAGGTCGGCTTGAGCCGTGAAGAGCGGCTGAAGAATGTGAAGAGGGCATTTTACATTTCTCCAGGAAAGAAAGAGGCCTTGAAGGGAAAAAGGGTGCTTCTTGTGGATGATGTTTATACCACCGGGGCGACACTCTCCGAGGCCTCCCGCCTCTTGAAGAAAGAGGGGGCGGAGGCGGTTTCTTTTGTGACATTGGCGAGGACTCCATGA
- a CDS encoding outer membrane lipoprotein carrier protein LolA: protein MFQILPRLKIGGALFLSLVFVSPTLLAKTKKKVPETVPAESSPVETQPASATGTAGVTGTAGQPESAVSMPESSGAVEPAPPAPVTENEGLLREGDIPRKVEEAYQATENLTANFVQKTRMEMLVELVIKEGKMTFHKGDSPRGEAGQAGRWLIEYKKPEAKQYISDGHTLWVYRPQDKEVEVYENIADLVSQEGLAFLGGLANLQAVFEATAKKKLQGEDYQLTLRPKQKGVSPKGSFKKIVLTVRPPRFLVTEAILYPESTETGSVTRYFFSEIKTNTRLKTDLFQFKPPDGVKELRP from the coding sequence ATGTTTCAAATCTTGCCCAGACTTAAGATTGGAGGAGCTCTTTTCCTCTCTCTCGTTTTTGTCTCACCAACACTCTTGGCGAAGACCAAGAAGAAGGTCCCAGAAACTGTTCCTGCCGAAAGTTCGCCGGTTGAAACTCAACCAGCCTCCGCCACCGGTACTGCCGGCGTCACCGGCACTGCCGGTCAGCCGGAATCGGCTGTTTCCATGCCGGAATCATCCGGGGCTGTTGAGCCGGCGCCACCGGCGCCGGTAACGGAAAATGAGGGATTGCTTCGTGAGGGGGATATCCCGCGAAAAGTGGAAGAGGCCTACCAGGCAACAGAGAACCTAACCGCCAATTTTGTCCAGAAGACCCGGATGGAAATGCTCGTCGAGCTGGTGATCAAGGAAGGGAAGATGACCTTCCACAAGGGTGATTCACCCAGGGGTGAAGCCGGACAGGCCGGTCGGTGGCTGATTGAATACAAGAAGCCGGAGGCGAAGCAGTATATTTCCGATGGCCACACCTTGTGGGTCTACCGCCCGCAGGATAAAGAGGTTGAGGTCTATGAAAACATCGCCGATCTGGTCTCCCAGGAAGGGCTGGCCTTTCTGGGAGGGCTGGCCAACCTTCAAGCCGTTTTTGAGGCGACCGCCAAGAAAAAACTGCAGGGGGAGGATTATCAATTAACCTTGAGGCCGAAACAAAAGGGTGTGTCACCCAAGGGGAGTTTTAAAAAGATTGTCCTGACGGTCAGGCCGCCGCGGTTTCTTGTCACCGAGGCGATCCTTTATCCGGAATCAACCGAAACAGGGAGCGTGACACGGTATTTCTTTTCTGAGATCAAGACCAACACCCGGCTGAAAACGGATCTGTTCCAATTCAAGCCTCCTGACGGTGTCAAGGAACTGCGCCCCTAG